One region of Sandaracinaceae bacterium genomic DNA includes:
- the tnpB gene encoding IS66 family insertion sequence element accessory protein TnpB, whose amino-acid sequence MIPSSVRIFVCQEPQDMRRSFDGLALAAQQHLGEDPQSGALFVFTNKRSSRIKVLWFDRNGYCLLYKRLHKARFELPEARVIDGAELGRVLRGSPISRSDANRS is encoded by the coding sequence GTGATCCCCTCGTCGGTCCGCATCTTCGTGTGCCAGGAGCCACAGGACATGCGGCGCTCGTTCGATGGTCTCGCGCTGGCCGCTCAGCAGCACCTGGGTGAGGACCCGCAGAGCGGCGCGCTCTTCGTCTTCACCAACAAGCGGTCCTCGCGAATCAAAGTCTTGTGGTTCGACCGCAACGGGTACTGCTTGCTGTACAAGCGCCTCCACAAGGCGCGCTTCGAACTCCCCGAGGCACGGGTAATCGATGGCGCCGAACTCGGTAGAGTGCTTCGCGGAAGCCCGATTTCGCGTTCCGACGCGAATCGTTCTTGA
- a CDS encoding transposase, whose amino-acid sequence MQKPRTREERMAIIADLRASGLPRATYARQHGLSEATLRMWTRRLKEELNDSLLSAAPPRIDASFIELALPSLLTAAPASIEVTLGGATVRVPTGADADTLGRIFAALRGAA is encoded by the coding sequence ATGCAGAAGCCCCGGACGCGCGAGGAGCGCATGGCGATCATCGCGGACTTGCGCGCGAGCGGACTCCCCCGAGCGACGTACGCGCGGCAGCACGGACTCAGCGAAGCGACCCTTCGGATGTGGACGAGGCGCCTGAAGGAGGAGCTGAACGACTCGTTGCTGAGCGCTGCCCCGCCTCGCATCGACGCCTCGTTCATTGAACTCGCCCTCCCGTCGCTGCTCACGGCCGCGCCCGCGTCCATCGAGGTGACACTGGGAGGCGCCACCGTGCGCGTGCCGACCGGCGCGGACGCCGACACACTCGGGCGGATCTTCGCGGCGCTCCGGGGTGCGGCGTGA
- a CDS encoding pentapeptide repeat-containing protein: protein MYYADLTGADLSGADLTGAYLSGAYLTGATLTNAELTGVSSSGIVGVPAALPSGYRLINGYLVGPGADLTGAILTNANLTGADLGYATLTGAVLINANLSDADLSDANLSDATLTGAIWSNTTCPNGTVQSTPCQ, encoded by the coding sequence CTGTACTACGCGGACCTGACCGGCGCGGACCTGAGCGGCGCGGACCTGACCGGCGCGTACCTGAGCGGCGCGTACCTGACCGGCGCGACCCTGACCAACGCGGAGCTGACCGGCGTCAGCTCGAGCGGCATCGTGGGTGTGCCCGCGGCATTGCCGAGCGGGTACCGGTTGATCAACGGGTACCTGGTCGGACCGGGCGCGGACCTGACCGGCGCGATCCTGACCAACGCGAACCTGACCGGCGCGGACCTGGGCTACGCGACCCTGACCGGCGCGGTCCTGATCAACGCGAACCTGTCCGACGCGGACCTGTCCGACGCGAACCTGAGCGACGCGACCCTGACCGGCGCGATTTGGTCCAACACCACCTGTCCCAACGGCACGGTTCAGAGCACGCCCTGCCAGTGA
- a CDS encoding IS66 family transposase has product MTDLAGLIERLDELQRGQDAIRRALQQAESERERAREERDRFKALYLEMLERNRKLERGLMGQQRERATSESQLTLDVLSAMLGERAAADIDALQGPEEPEEKKPRKKGHGRKPLPEDLPRVDIEIIPDEVQRAGLDAFERIGEEVTEVLERRPGSMVIARIIKPKFVRKDREPNAPTEVHVGQTPSLPIPRSVAGPGLLADTLVRRWQDHMPLHRLEQMYAREGVEMARSTICGWHEQLRPLVEPLIAAMRAEAFTAPYLCTDATGVLVQAKEQCRRGHFWVLIDPGRHVLFEYTRNHTNDAVDSLLAGYEGYLVADAHVVYDHLYERGDIVEVNCWAHSRRYFFKAMASDPERAGQALRMQGLLFKIERSIKDAPRKKREAIRQKHSAPVVERFFSWCDAEWERALEDTPMYAALRYARNQRVGLQRFLADGRLPLENNISERELRRQAVGRKNWLFVGSDDAAHVNAAFTTLLASCRMVGVEPWEYLRDLFCLLPAWPAHRVLELAPAYWAGTREREDVVAMLAADPYRAATL; this is encoded by the coding sequence GTGACGGATCTCGCCGGCCTCATCGAACGCCTCGACGAGCTGCAACGTGGGCAGGACGCGATTCGTAGGGCGCTCCAACAGGCTGAGTCGGAGCGCGAGCGAGCTCGCGAGGAGCGGGACCGCTTCAAGGCTCTGTACCTCGAGATGCTGGAGCGGAACCGCAAGCTCGAGCGCGGGCTGATGGGCCAGCAGCGTGAGCGCGCGACGTCCGAGAGCCAGCTCACGCTCGACGTCCTGTCGGCGATGCTGGGCGAGCGCGCGGCAGCAGACATCGATGCGCTTCAGGGGCCAGAGGAGCCCGAAGAGAAGAAGCCTCGCAAGAAGGGTCACGGGCGCAAGCCGCTCCCAGAAGACCTGCCGCGGGTGGACATCGAAATCATCCCCGACGAGGTGCAGCGCGCCGGGCTCGACGCGTTCGAGCGCATCGGCGAAGAGGTGACCGAGGTCCTCGAGCGTCGGCCCGGGTCGATGGTCATCGCGCGCATCATCAAGCCGAAGTTCGTGCGCAAGGACCGCGAGCCGAACGCGCCCACCGAGGTGCACGTCGGGCAGACGCCGTCGCTCCCGATTCCGCGCAGCGTCGCGGGTCCCGGCTTGCTGGCGGACACGCTCGTGCGTCGCTGGCAGGACCACATGCCGCTGCACCGCCTCGAGCAGATGTACGCGCGCGAGGGCGTCGAGATGGCACGCTCGACCATCTGTGGCTGGCACGAGCAGCTGAGGCCGCTGGTGGAGCCACTCATCGCCGCGATGCGCGCCGAGGCGTTCACGGCCCCCTACCTCTGCACCGACGCCACTGGCGTGTTGGTGCAAGCAAAGGAGCAGTGCCGCCGCGGACACTTCTGGGTGCTCATCGACCCTGGAAGACACGTGCTCTTCGAGTACACGCGCAACCACACCAACGACGCGGTCGACTCGTTGCTGGCTGGCTACGAAGGCTATCTCGTGGCCGACGCGCACGTGGTCTACGACCATCTCTACGAACGCGGCGATATCGTGGAGGTGAACTGCTGGGCCCACAGCCGCAGGTACTTCTTCAAGGCGATGGCGTCCGACCCCGAGCGCGCGGGCCAAGCGCTGCGCATGCAGGGGCTGCTGTTCAAGATCGAGCGCAGCATCAAGGACGCGCCCCGCAAGAAGCGCGAAGCCATCCGGCAGAAGCACTCGGCGCCTGTCGTCGAACGCTTTTTCTCCTGGTGCGACGCCGAGTGGGAGCGCGCCCTCGAAGACACTCCGATGTACGCCGCGCTCCGCTACGCCCGGAACCAGCGCGTGGGCCTGCAGCGCTTCCTCGCCGACGGTCGCCTGCCGCTCGAGAACAACATCAGCGAGCGCGAGCTCCGCCGGCAGGCCGTCGGCCGCAAGAACTGGCTCTTCGTGGGCAGCGACGACGCTGCTCACGTGAACGCTGCCTTCACCACGCTCCTCGCCAGCTGCCGCATGGTGGGCGTCGAGCCTTGGGAGTACCTGCGCGACCTCTTCTGCCTGCTTCCGGCCTGGCCCGCTCACCGCGTCCTCGAGCTGGCGCCGGCGTACTGGGCCGGCACGCGCGAACGCGAGGACGTGGTCGCCATGCTCGCTGCGGACCCCTACCGCGCCGCCACTCTCTGA
- a CDS encoding pentapeptide repeat-containing protein, which translates to MSRDPIAQTHRSPRERGMVEGWLPTGRLQPTFGCMLSSRLASSLALACAASFMLACGRGDAEDCTVRGPDAYLRGCDLTNADLTNADLTNANLFSADLTGADLTDANLRYANLRYANLRGADLTGANLTGADLTTRT; encoded by the coding sequence ATGAGTCGTGACCCCATCGCGCAGACCCACAGGAGCCCTCGCGAACGGGGCATGGTGGAAGGGTGGTTGCCAACCGGTCGTTTGCAGCCGACCTTCGGTTGCATGTTGTCCTCCCGTTTGGCTTCTTCGCTGGCGCTCGCGTGCGCTGCGTCATTCATGCTGGCCTGTGGACGCGGCGATGCCGAAGACTGCACCGTTCGAGGGCCAGATGCATATCTTCGAGGGTGCGACCTGACCAACGCGGACCTGACCAACGCGGACCTGACCAACGCGAACCTGTTCAGCGCGGACCTGACCGGCGCGGACCTGACCGACGCGAACCTGCGCTACGCGAACCTGCGCTACGCGAACCTGCGCGGCGCGGACCTGACCGGCGCGAACCTGACCGGCGCGGACCTGACAACGCGAACCTGA
- a CDS encoding pentapeptide repeat-containing protein: MADRAAYVPSNDEILLPCREAFITADGCYSVACQELAHSTGAPHRRPSKHALPMGRDAIAQTHRSPCERDMVTSGLQLDFVQPTFGRMSSSRLVSSQALACAVSLVMACGGSDGAPQPGTDAGTDAGTDAGTDAVDCTVRGPNAYLRGCDLNGADLAGADLRNANLTDADLRNANLTLADLGGANLTGANLDRVVSGGIVGVPAALPSGYQIINGYLVGPGADLSDANLAGADLTGADLTGAGLAGANLTGADLTDADLTDASLFEADLTDAVLAGADLTGADLGGAVWSNTTCPNGAVQSTPCPQ; encoded by the coding sequence GTGGCCGACCGGGCCGCCTACGTCCCCAGCAACGACGAGATCCTCCTGCCCTGTCGTGAAGCGTTCATCACCGCGGACGGCTGCTACTCGGTCGCCTGCCAGGAGCTCGCCCACTCGACGGGTGCACCCCACCGCCGTCCGTCTAAGCACGCACTTCCCATGGGTCGTGACGCCATCGCGCAGACCCACAGGAGCCCTTGTGAACGGGACATGGTGACAAGTGGTTTGCAGCTGGATTTCGTCCAGCCCACATTCGGTCGCATGTCCTCGTCTCGTTTGGTTTCTTCTCAGGCGCTCGCGTGCGCTGTGTCACTCGTGATGGCCTGCGGAGGTTCCGACGGTGCTCCGCAGCCGGGCACCGATGCGGGCACGGATGCGGGCACGGATGCGGGCACCGATGCCGTCGACTGCACCGTTCGAGGGCCAAATGCATATCTTCGAGGGTGCGACCTGAACGGTGCGGACCTGGCCGGAGCGGACCTGAGGAACGCGAACCTGACCGACGCGGACCTGAGGAACGCGAACCTGACCCTGGCGGACCTGGGCGGCGCGAACCTGACCGGCGCGAACCTGGACCGCGTCGTCTCGGGCGGCATCGTGGGCGTGCCTGCGGCATTGCCAAGCGGGTACCAGATCATCAACGGGTACCTGGTCGGACCGGGCGCGGACCTGTCCGACGCGAACCTGGCCGGCGCGGACCTGACCGGCGCGGACCTGACCGGCGCGGGCCTGGCCGGCGCGAACCTGACCGGCGCGGACCTGACCGACGCGGACCTGACCGACGCGAGCCTGTTCGAAGCGGACCTGACCGACGCGGTGCTGGCCGGCGCGGACCTGACCGGCGCGGACCTGGGCGGCGCGGTGTGGTCCAACACCACCTGTCCCAACGGCGCGGTTCAGAGCACGCCCTGCCCGCAGTGA
- a CDS encoding DUF1738 domain-containing protein, with the protein MSQSDSAYSKVTDRILEALESADPTQWSRPWVTEGPARNAFSNRPYAGGNAIVRIRSVNRVPDGGSPSA; encoded by the coding sequence GTGTCCCAGTCCGATTCCGCCTACAGCAAGGTCACTGACCGCATCCTCGAAGCCCTCGAGAGCGCCGACCCCACCCAGTGGTCACGACCCTGGGTCACCGAGGGGCCCGCCCGCAACGCCTTCTCGAACCGCCCCTACGCAGGCGGCAACGCCATCGTCCGTATCCGTTCGGTGAATCGCGTTCCTGACGGGGGATCCCCGAGCGCCTAA